ATGGCGGGAGACGAGGCCCGTCTGGAGTCCGCCTGGACCGCGATCCGCGCGGGGTTGCGCCGCGACATCGGCGCCCGCCTGTTCGATCAATGGCTGAAACCCGCGCGGCTGGGCGACTATTGCCCCGATTCGCAGACTCTCGACCTGTTGTTCGCATCCGATTTCAGCGCGAATTTCGTGTCCGGCCAGTTCGGCGACCGGCTGCGCATGGCATGGCGTTGCGCCCATGCCGGGGTGCGGGAAATCCGCCTGCTGCGCGCGCCGGATTCGCTCGGACCGCGCCTGCTCCAGATCGTGCATGATTCGAACGAGGCGCAAACCGCCGCGCTCGTGCCGGAGGAAAGCGCTCCGGTTTCCAATTTCCAGCCGCGCCACAGCTTCGACCAGTTCGTGACCGGCGAATCCAATCGCTTCGCCTTCTCGGCGGCGCAGGCCATGGCGGCGGCGGAGCAGCCGCGCTTCACCCCGCTCTTCCTCCATGGCGGGACCGGGCAGGGCAAGACGCACCTGCTCCACGCGGCGGCGGCGGCTTTCTCCGCCCATTCGCCGTCGGAGCCCGTGCTCTACATGTCCGCCGAGCGGTTCATGATGGAATTCGTGAACGCGATGCGCGCCAATGAGACGATGGCGTTCAAGGCCCGCCTGCGCGCCGCGCGGCTGCTGCTGATCGACGACATCCAGTTCATCGCGGGCAAGGGATCGACGCAGGAGGAGTTCCTCCACACGATCAACGACCTGATCGACGCGGGCGCGCGCATCATCATCACCGCCGACCGCGCGCCGCAGATGCTGGACGGGATCGACCCGCGCATCCTTTCGCGGCTCGCGGGCGGTCTGGTCGCCGACATCCAGCCCGCCGATCTCGGCCTGCGCCTCGCCATATTGGAAGGCAAGCGCGCCGTCGCGGGCGATCCGCCGGTGTCCGATGCGGTGATCGACTTCCTCGCCCGATCGATCCGCTCCAATGTCCGCGAACTGGAGGGCGCGTTCAACAAGCTGGTCGCCTATGGCCAGCTCACCGGCCGCTCCATCGACCTCGACTTCGCGCAGGGGATGCTGGCCGACGCCGTGCGCGCCAATGTCCGCCGCATCACGGTGGACGAGATCCAGAAGGCCTGCGCCGCCCATTACCGGATCGACCCGGCGGAAATGCGGTCCAAGCGCCGCGCGCGCGCCGTGGCGCGGCCCCGTCAGGTCGCCATGTATCTGGCGAAGAAGATGACGCCGCGCTCCCTGCCGGAAATCGGGCGCATCTTCGGCGGGCGCGACCACAGCACCGTCATCCACGCGGTACGGACCATCGAGGATCTGCGCCAGAGCAATCCCGATATCGACGCGGACATACGCGCCCTGCAACGGCAGTTGGAAAGTTAAAGGGGGGGAGGCGGAGCGGACGGGCCAGGTGCCCGGCCGCTCCGCCGTCGCGATCGGCGGCGGCGGGTCAGGCCCGCCGGAACGGAACGTCGATCTGTCCTAATCCTTTGCGAGCAGGCGGGCGCTGACCGTGGGCCAGTCGGCAATGTCCCACGCCCCCGGCGTTTCACGCGATACGATCTGGTCGCTGCCGAAGCAGCGGTTCAGGTCGACGACCTCCGCATTCACGAAAGAGCGCGTCTGGAGCGAATAGAAGGGACGCACCCTGGGCAGGGTCAGGTCGTCGGGATTCTGATCCACCACGATGGCCAGCCGGTTATTGCGCAGCCGCACCAGCGATCCGATCGGATAGATGCCGACCGCCTGCTGGAACGCCGCGAAAATCTCCGGATCGTAGAGCATATTGGCTTGGTCGATGTCGATCAGGGCCTCGGCGGGGTCCCGTCCCTGTCGGTGGTTGCGGTCCGATGTCATGGCGTCATAGGTGTCGCAGATCGCGGCCATGCGGGAAAACAGGCTGATCTCCTTCCCCTTCAGCCCATGGGGATAGCCGCTGCCGTCCATGCGCTCATGATGATGCAGGCACACGTCCAGCACCGTTTCGGGCATTTCCCCGCCCAGGGTCAGGAATTCATGCACCAGCGTGGTGTGGCTTTTCACCACCTCCCATTCCTCCGCCGTCAAGGGCGCGCCCTTGTCCCATGTCTCCTGCGGCACATGGCCCATGCCCACGTCCATCAGCAGCCCGGCCAGCCCGGCTTGCTGCACCTGGTCGGGGCCGAGCCGCAACTGCTGCGCCAGGCTGATCATCAGCGCGCAGACCGACAGCGAGTGCAGGTAGAGATATTCGCTCATATTCTTGAGCCGCGTCACCGCCATGAAGGCATGGGGGTTGCGCTGCACCGAACTGGAAATCTCCTCGATCATCGGTTGCAGCCGGTTGAGCTTGATCGCCTTGCCCAGCCGCGCATCGTCGAAGACCTTTCGCATCGCCCGGCTCGCCTTGCGCACCAGCTTGTTGCCGTGGACCATTTCCTCCGCAAGCGGCAGCCTGTCCTTGGACAGCGGATCGAAGGGTTGCGAAGCGCCCGGCGAACGGGGAGGGGCGCGGCGCGCGATCGTCACGCCCTGAGCGCTGGTGCGTCCGAAGAGGCGGGCGTTCACATCTTTTCCGGCCGGCTCGAACGAGCGGGGAGCGGGCGCTTCGCCGGTCGCCGGACCGGCGCCGCGCGCCATGTCGATCACCACCCATTCGACCTTGCTGGCCTTGAGTTCCTCGATCCGGTCGGGATCGTCCAGCAGCATCCGGCTGCGCCAGAAGGGATGGGAGAACCACGATCCTTCCATCTTGTGAAGGAACATGCCCAGTCTCACTTCATCCGTTCTGATCCGTTTCAACATGCGCGCTGGTCCCCCTTGCGATGCATTTCGCCCGGCAACGCTTTCCAATCGGTAAAGAAATCGGGTCCGTACCGACGATGACAAGGGAGCGCCCCTTGGTTTAGGCTCGGCGGCGTCATGATTCGCTGCCTCCTCCCGCTCCTCCTCGCCTGCCTCGCCGCCGCGCCCGTTGCCGCGCAGGAGGCTCCCGCCGACGTGCGCGTCGCGCTCGATACCAGTGCGGGCCGGATCGTGATCGCGGTGCATGCGGGGAAGGCGCCCGTCACCGCCGCCAATTTCCTGCGCTATGTCGATGAGAAGCGGCTCGACGGCACCGCCTTCTATCGCGGGGTCGGGGCGGCGGACTATGGCTTCGTGCAGGGCGGCGCGCAGAATGACCCCCGGCGCGTGCTCCCGCCCATCCGGCATGAGCCGACCACGCAGACCGGCCTCGCCCATGACGATGGCGCGCTTTCCATGGCGCGCTACGAACCGGGGAGCGCCACCGGCGACTTCTTCATCGTACTGGGCCGGATGCCCACCATGGACGCCCATCCCGAAGCATCCGGCGACAATCAGGGCTTTGCCGTCTTCGCCCATGTGGTCGAGGGGATGGACGTGGTGAAGGCCATCCTTGCCGCGCCGAAATCGCCCAGCAGGGGGGAAGGCGTGATGAAGGGGCAGATGCTGGAGACGCCCGTCACCATCCTGACGGCGCGAAGGGCGCCATCGCCATGAGCGGGGCGCCCGACATGGCGATCACCGGGCCGCAGGCCAGGGCGGCCAGGATATTGGTGCAATGGCCCCGCGATCATGTCGCTAGGCTCGCGGAACTGGAAAGCGCGGCGCTTTCGGCTTTCGAAACGGGCGGGGGAGATCTCGACGCGCAGGCCCTGCTGCACCTGCGCAAGGCGCTGGAGGCAGGCGGCGCGGTCTTCCTGGCGGAGGATGAAGGCGGCGGAATAGGCGTCCGCCTCAAATTCACCGTCCGGGAAGCGCGGGCGATCGACCGGATGGAAAATGAAGGCGGCCCCCCCGGCAGCGACGATGTGTGAAGGTCCCGCGAATTTGCGGAAGCGGTGCGCTCCGATTTGAAAATGGCTGGTTTCGGGCAGGAACGGACATCCAATCTCCGTTCGGGCTGAGCGAAGTCGAAGCTCTCCACTGAGCGGAGCGAAGTGGCCTCCCTACGGTCGGCTGTGCCCTTCGACTTCGCTCAGGGCGAACGGAGTTCGGAAAGCAGACTGTCCGCTAACCACCCGGAACCGGTCATAGCCCTCAATTATTCCGCCGCGTCCGGCAATGCGCGGACGCTTTCCTCCGCCTGCGAATCGCGGACCAGCGCTTCGAGCGGCTCCACGGCGTCGATCTCCCTGCCGCCCGTTTCCACGTCCAGATCGCGGAACCGCCGTCCTGCCGGAAGCACGCTGCGGTCGAAGCTGCCGACGAACTTGTTGTAATTGTCCACCGCGCTGGTGAGGCCGGAGCCGACGCGCTTCAGATGTCCCGCCGCGACCGCCAGCCGCTCGTAAAGCTCCTTGCCCAATTGCCCGACCTGCCGCGCCTGATCCTGCATCCGCGCCTGCCGCCAATGGCCCGCCAGCGTGCGCGCCAGCGGCAGGAAGGTCGCGGGGCCGCAGATGATGACGCGGTTCTTGGCCGCGCGCTCCCACAATTCCATGTCCGCTTCCAGCGCGGCGGTGACGAAATTGTCGCCCGGCACATACATGATGACGAAATCGGGCGCCTTGTCGAACTGCTCCCAATAGGCCTTGCGCCCCAGCGCGTCGGCATGGGTCCGCACCGCCCGCGCATGGTCGCTCATATAGCGGTCGCGCGCCGCCGGATCGACCTGCTCCACCGCGTTCAGATAGGCCTCCAGCGAGCATTTCACATCGACCACCAACTGCTGGTCGCCCGGCAGGCGGATGACGAAATCCGGGCGCAGCCGCCCTTCCTCCACCGCGACCGACACTTCCTCGCGGAAATCGACGAAGGGCGACAGCCCCGCCGTCTCGATCAGGTTCTTGAACTGCTGCTCGCCCCAGCGCCCGCGCGTCTTGGGCGCGGCGCGCAGGGCGTTGACCAGCTTTGCCGTCTCCTCGCGGACCTGTCCCTGGCCCAGCTGCACCTGCTGCACCGCCTCGCGCAGTTCGGCATAGCTGCCCACGCGCTCCTTCTCGACCCGCGCCAGCCCTTCCTCATAGCGTTTGAGCGTGGTTTCGA
This genomic window from Sphingobium cloacae contains:
- a CDS encoding HD-GYP domain-containing protein; translation: MFLHKMEGSWFSHPFWRSRMLLDDPDRIEELKASKVEWVVIDMARGAGPATGEAPAPRSFEPAGKDVNARLFGRTSAQGVTIARRAPPRSPGASQPFDPLSKDRLPLAEEMVHGNKLVRKASRAMRKVFDDARLGKAIKLNRLQPMIEEISSSVQRNPHAFMAVTRLKNMSEYLYLHSLSVCALMISLAQQLRLGPDQVQQAGLAGLLMDVGMGHVPQETWDKGAPLTAEEWEVVKSHTTLVHEFLTLGGEMPETVLDVCLHHHERMDGSGYPHGLKGKEISLFSRMAAICDTYDAMTSDRNHRQGRDPAEALIDIDQANMLYDPEIFAAFQQAVGIYPIGSLVRLRNNRLAIVVDQNPDDLTLPRVRPFYSLQTRSFVNAEVVDLNRCFGSDQIVSRETPGAWDIADWPTVSARLLAKD
- a CDS encoding peptidylprolyl isomerase; translation: MIRCLLPLLLACLAAAPVAAQEAPADVRVALDTSAGRIVIAVHAGKAPVTAANFLRYVDEKRLDGTAFYRGVGAADYGFVQGGAQNDPRRVLPPIRHEPTTQTGLAHDDGALSMARYEPGSATGDFFIVLGRMPTMDAHPEASGDNQGFAVFAHVVEGMDVVKAILAAPKSPSRGEGVMKGQMLETPVTILTARRAPSP
- the rmuC gene encoding DNA recombination protein RmuC: MDSLPILIAVIALLAGLGVGWLLRGKAAAALGAERDALAAKLEAAHQQRNGAIAELAGAQERVAAFERRDAERAAEAAALTQRLDAERAAREETARELAALRSDAQARAEAFEAQIAALKEAKEQLSAQFSEIGGKLLHQAQSQFLERADQRLAQAHEKSEAQLKTLLNPVETTLKRYEEGLARVEKERVGSYAELREAVQQVQLGQGQVREETAKLVNALRAAPKTRGRWGEQQFKNLIETAGLSPFVDFREEVSVAVEEGRLRPDFVIRLPGDQQLVVDVKCSLEAYLNAVEQVDPAARDRYMSDHARAVRTHADALGRKAYWEQFDKAPDFVIMYVPGDNFVTAALEADMELWERAAKNRVIICGPATFLPLARTLAGHWRQARMQDQARQVGQLGKELYERLAVAAGHLKRVGSGLTSAVDNYNKFVGSFDRSVLPAGRRFRDLDVETGGREIDAVEPLEALVRDSQAEESVRALPDAAE
- a CDS encoding DNA-binding protein yields the protein MSGAPDMAITGPQARAARILVQWPRDHVARLAELESAALSAFETGGGDLDAQALLHLRKALEAGGAVFLAEDEGGGIGVRLKFTVREARAIDRMENEGGPPGSDDV